One segment of Rhodopirellula baltica SH 1 DNA contains the following:
- a CDS encoding M3 family metallopeptidase yields the protein MCGCGGGTSEIKRVHQMRWCVVPASFLAVIVLVQPSYSQESSVNSSQSLLSSSPLLKPWLGPHGGVPPWNEVRVDEFDAAFDAAIEQAEKEINQIANQSAPPTFENTILAMETVGEALHRVEVLFDVHAGNLNLGPIPDLERSITPKLAAYSDSVTQNAALFARIEAIHDDVFEKKTATLDDDAKRLLDETFKSFVRRGARLSPEDKSKLSQINTRLARLFTDFNQNVLEEEKGHVTWIDDESRLSGVPQSTRDAMAVAAEEKGGKAKWAVTNTRSSMDPFLTNADDRELREEVWRNYYFRSDNNDQYDNKGIIREILNLRAARAKLLGYPTHAHWRMESTMAGTPDRAMDLMMKVWPHAVQRVATEVADMQAIADAEMEAAGKPKIKIEPWDYRYYAEKVRAKKYDLDMAEVRPYLQLDRLVEAMMWCADELFGFQFRPIGNLPVFHPDVTVYEVVQKSDGSHVGLFYLDPFAREGKRSGAWMMDYRGQSGWDLDPASADVPVRTPIVSNNSNFVPAADGKPVLISWDDATTLFHEFGHALHGLSSRVHYPSQSGTNVARDFVEFPSQVLEHWLSTPEVLTRYATHYETGEPMPKELLDKIEASSKFNSGFETVEYLACAILDMKLHQLQAGDIDISEFEKSALAEIGMPDELPMRHRLPHFSHLFSSDAYSAGYYSYLWSDALTADAAEMFVEAGSFFDEETAAKLFDHILSVGDTIDPVETYRNFRGRDVDTEALLRKRGFAE from the coding sequence ATGTGCGGATGCGGTGGTGGAACTTCTGAAATTAAAAGGGTTCATCAAATGAGATGGTGTGTTGTTCCGGCAAGCTTCCTTGCCGTGATCGTGTTGGTCCAACCTTCCTATTCACAAGAATCTTCCGTGAACAGCTCGCAATCTCTTCTGTCCTCCTCACCGCTTCTGAAACCCTGGTTGGGACCGCATGGCGGAGTGCCGCCATGGAATGAAGTTCGTGTTGATGAATTTGATGCCGCCTTCGACGCCGCGATTGAGCAGGCTGAAAAGGAGATCAACCAAATCGCCAATCAGTCCGCACCGCCCACGTTCGAGAACACCATTCTCGCGATGGAAACGGTCGGCGAAGCCCTGCACCGGGTCGAGGTGTTGTTCGATGTTCATGCCGGTAACCTAAATCTCGGGCCGATCCCGGATTTGGAACGCAGCATCACGCCGAAGCTGGCGGCTTATTCTGACTCCGTCACCCAAAACGCAGCGTTGTTCGCTCGGATCGAAGCGATTCACGATGACGTTTTTGAGAAGAAGACTGCGACGCTGGACGACGATGCAAAACGTCTGCTCGATGAAACGTTCAAAAGTTTTGTTCGCCGAGGGGCTCGGTTGAGTCCTGAGGACAAATCAAAATTGTCCCAGATCAACACTCGATTGGCTCGGTTGTTCACAGACTTCAACCAGAACGTTCTCGAAGAAGAAAAGGGACACGTCACTTGGATTGATGATGAGTCGCGATTGTCCGGTGTGCCCCAATCGACTCGCGACGCAATGGCGGTCGCGGCTGAAGAAAAGGGTGGCAAGGCCAAGTGGGCCGTCACCAACACGCGTTCGTCCATGGACCCGTTCTTGACCAATGCCGACGATCGTGAGCTTCGGGAAGAGGTTTGGCGAAACTATTACTTCCGCAGTGACAACAACGATCAATACGACAACAAAGGCATCATTCGCGAAATCCTGAACCTGCGAGCGGCGCGAGCCAAGTTGCTCGGGTATCCAACCCACGCCCATTGGCGCATGGAATCCACGATGGCGGGTACCCCCGACCGTGCAATGGATTTGATGATGAAAGTCTGGCCTCACGCTGTGCAGCGTGTCGCGACCGAAGTGGCGGACATGCAAGCGATTGCGGACGCCGAGATGGAAGCGGCTGGCAAACCGAAGATCAAAATCGAACCGTGGGATTATCGCTACTACGCCGAGAAAGTCCGGGCGAAAAAATACGACTTGGACATGGCGGAAGTTCGTCCCTATTTGCAGCTCGATCGTTTGGTCGAAGCGATGATGTGGTGTGCGGACGAATTGTTCGGTTTCCAGTTCCGTCCGATCGGCAACTTGCCGGTCTTCCATCCCGATGTCACCGTTTACGAAGTGGTGCAGAAGTCCGACGGAAGCCATGTGGGACTGTTTTATCTCGACCCGTTCGCTCGCGAAGGCAAACGTAGCGGCGCATGGATGATGGATTACCGAGGCCAATCGGGATGGGATCTTGATCCCGCCTCCGCGGACGTTCCTGTTCGAACACCCATCGTTTCAAACAACAGCAACTTTGTTCCCGCTGCGGACGGCAAGCCAGTTTTGATTTCTTGGGACGATGCGACCACACTGTTCCACGAATTTGGGCATGCTCTGCATGGGCTTTCTAGTCGCGTGCATTACCCATCGCAGTCCGGCACCAACGTGGCTCGTGACTTCGTTGAGTTCCCGTCGCAGGTGCTGGAGCATTGGTTGTCGACTCCTGAAGTGTTGACTCGCTACGCGACGCACTACGAGACGGGCGAGCCCATGCCGAAGGAATTGCTCGACAAGATCGAAGCTTCGTCAAAGTTCAACAGCGGGTTCGAAACCGTTGAGTATCTCGCTTGTGCGATCCTGGACATGAAGCTGCATCAGTTGCAGGCTGGCGACATTGATATCAGTGAGTTTGAAAAGTCGGCACTCGCAGAAATCGGCATGCCAGACGAATTGCCGATGCGTCACCGTCTGCCTCACTTCAGTCACCTGTTCAGCAGCGACGCTTACTCGGCCGGTTACTACAGCTACCTTTGGAGCGACGCGCTAACGGCGGATGCGGCGGAGATGTTCGTTGAGGCCGGAAGCTTCTTTGACGAGGAAACCGCCGCGAAGTTGTTCGATCACATTCTCAGCGTCGGCGACACGATTGACCCCGTCGAAACCTACCGCAATTTCCGCGGTCGAGATGTCGATACAGAAGCCTTGCTCCGCAAACGCGGTTTCGCGGAATGA
- the cysN gene encoding sulfate adenylyltransferase subunit CysN: MSHQSDLIATDIDAYLKQHEQKQLLRFITCGSVDDGKSTLIGRLLYDSKLVYEDELAKVQSDSVRQGSVAGGFDPSLFMDGLKEEREQGITIDVAYRYFSTAKRKFIIADTPGHEQYTRNMATGASSADLAIILIDARHGVLTQTRRHSFIVSLLGIRHVVVAVNKMDIDGVDYSEDRFNEICDDYRSFATRLDLPDLHFIPISALNGDNLVDRSENMPWYTGSTLMNFLETVYIGSDRNLQDFRLPVQLVNRPNLNFRGFCGTIASGIIRKGEEITVLPSRQKSKVKEIVTYDGNLDEAYAPLAVTLTLEDEIDASRGDMIVRSGNLPRSESDVEAMLVWMNEEAMVPGKTYLVKHSTQTVPGNVETLAYKVDVNDLHRMPAPTLELNEIGRVRLSLSAPIHHDPYRRNRTTGAIILVDRITNATVAAGMILDRGTTGSHKSVWDDEVSTDDSSDALSTVTTEERAARFGQKPATVLLTGLTGSGKTSIARAVERKLFDAGRSVAVVDGEFVRRGLSRDLGFSADDRSENLRRSGHLAHTLNDAGLICLASLVAPSDDVRQKVGKLIGEDQFLVVHVATPLDVCRERDTKGQYAKADAGELSNFPGVTAKYDVPTNPDLAVDASTTSIAECADAVVELLKLKGFIK, encoded by the coding sequence ATGAGCCATCAATCTGATCTGATCGCTACCGACATCGATGCTTATCTGAAGCAGCATGAGCAAAAGCAATTGCTGCGTTTCATCACCTGCGGCAGCGTGGACGATGGCAAGAGCACGTTGATTGGCCGTCTGCTTTATGATTCCAAGCTGGTCTACGAAGACGAATTGGCAAAAGTCCAAAGTGACTCGGTTCGCCAAGGCAGCGTGGCTGGTGGATTCGACCCGTCGTTGTTCATGGACGGGCTGAAAGAAGAACGTGAACAAGGCATCACGATCGATGTTGCGTACCGCTACTTCAGCACCGCGAAACGCAAATTCATCATCGCGGACACGCCTGGTCACGAACAATACACTCGCAACATGGCGACCGGTGCCAGTAGCGCTGACCTGGCGATCATCTTGATCGATGCCCGGCATGGCGTTCTGACTCAAACCCGTCGTCACTCGTTCATCGTGTCTTTGTTGGGTATTCGCCATGTGGTCGTGGCAGTCAACAAAATGGACATCGATGGTGTCGACTACAGCGAAGATCGCTTCAACGAAATCTGCGACGACTATCGCAGTTTCGCGACACGTTTGGATTTGCCCGATCTACATTTCATTCCAATCAGTGCGCTCAACGGCGACAACTTGGTTGACCGCAGCGAGAACATGCCGTGGTACACCGGCAGCACGCTGATGAACTTCCTTGAAACGGTCTACATCGGTTCGGACCGCAACCTGCAAGACTTCCGATTGCCGGTTCAATTGGTCAATCGTCCCAATCTTAACTTCCGCGGTTTCTGTGGAACGATCGCGTCGGGAATCATTCGCAAAGGCGAAGAGATCACGGTTCTGCCAAGCCGTCAAAAGTCCAAGGTCAAAGAGATCGTCACCTACGACGGCAACTTGGATGAAGCCTACGCACCGCTGGCAGTCACGCTGACGTTGGAAGATGAAATCGACGCCAGTCGCGGCGACATGATCGTCCGCAGTGGCAACCTACCGCGAAGTGAGTCCGACGTCGAAGCGATGTTGGTTTGGATGAACGAAGAAGCGATGGTTCCTGGCAAAACCTACTTGGTCAAACACTCCACGCAAACGGTTCCCGGGAATGTCGAGACGTTGGCTTACAAAGTTGACGTCAACGATCTGCATCGCATGCCAGCACCGACGTTGGAACTGAATGAAATCGGACGGGTTCGATTGTCGTTGTCCGCGCCAATCCACCACGACCCATACCGTCGCAACCGAACGACGGGAGCGATCATTTTGGTCGACCGCATCACCAATGCGACGGTCGCTGCGGGCATGATTTTGGATCGCGGGACGACCGGAAGTCACAAATCCGTTTGGGATGATGAAGTCTCCACCGATGATTCATCGGATGCACTGTCGACCGTTACCACGGAAGAGCGAGCGGCTCGATTTGGTCAGAAACCCGCCACGGTGTTGTTGACCGGTCTGACCGGCAGCGGCAAGACTTCGATCGCTCGGGCGGTTGAGCGCAAGTTGTTCGACGCGGGACGATCGGTTGCCGTGGTCGATGGCGAATTTGTTCGTCGCGGACTAAGCCGAGACTTGGGCTTCAGCGCGGACGATCGCAGCGAGAACTTGCGTCGTAGCGGTCACTTGGCTCATACCCTGAACGACGCGGGGCTGATTTGCTTGGCGTCTTTGGTGGCACCGTCTGATGATGTGCGTCAAAAAGTCGGCAAGTTGATCGGTGAAGATCAGTTCTTGGTCGTGCACGTGGCAACTCCTTTGGACGTTTGCCGCGAGCGTGACACAAAGGGACAATATGCCAAGGCAGATGCGGGTGAGTTGTCCAACTTCCCTGGCGTGACTGCGAAATACGACGTTCCGACCAATCCAGATTTGGCCGTCGATGCCTCCACCACTTCCATCGCCGAATGTGCGGATGCGGTGGTGGAACTTCTGAAATTAAAAGGGTTCATCAAATGA
- a CDS encoding protein kinase domain-containing protein, with protein sequence MMNNRDDYSGRCPQCGKELTVAAGQLACPACMMRLAMQPTPSEVAAPTLDVTQSVVLGVGSSDDIEFPDLVPDQAFGDYQIVGRLGHGGMGVVYEADHIPTSRRVALKVMGHSLEDRDSRARFLREGRLAASINHPNTVYVYGTDEIEGRPTISMELVRGGTLHQFVKANGPFQPKAAVDVILQVIDGMDAAYDAGILHRDIKPNNCFVDEDGHVKIGDFGLSITAVGRDLPAGSELAQTQTEITQVGTFLGTPAYASPEQLRGEPLDHRSDIYAIGVTMYYLVTGKVPFAADNMVQLLARVLDNAAPSLRDSGLEAHTELDRVIAKCLKKAPGDRFASYDELRTALLPLSSRVPTPATLGSRTLAAVLDYLVLAIVLTPISLFLFSSQASVAQGEPFPGFSAVIASVFGISTQFFYFALSEWRYGKTLGKRLLGLQVVQAGGRPTLATAAMRSLLFTIPPVLPGHIGRYALGDVLFNPVTSFGTFAVALLLGWAHYLILAGMFLTARARNGNAAIHDLITGTRVVEKMNIVIEKPRSDAGESFDRGSGTEKIGPYHVLQSLGRTDQGELLLGYDTTLLRRIWLHVRPSGASPLTSMQKNSSRPCVLRWLGGQAEPTQTWDAFEALSGWSIADEESKSLSWSTAKNVLRQLVDEFSASSQADDQTRSLSINQVWVTQTGHVKLLPFGMVDPSEGEKVRQPESSAELTTQLQSTDDSAWLSTLSNVASLFADRYRTTQSSSHAMSLSEAKLIGELQHASSLTSVTKTLSALLTKRPIRVSNRVAGMIAATLVLPMFTILSSVMMTVVVQQQEASMPEARELQEVLALTAQERGAGQPDKTLRLNALKTYAKANYEHLIHDDEVMLSVYGQILFAAHRTTLNEIDALPELSESEIESAEALVAEIRSSHDELPRLGNEFIGLGGGVFWATLTWLELIWVPSMVTGLLFRGGMILRLFGLAVVNKRGELASGLRVFIRMFATGFTPACVLILLWTWRGEVSALWPIETVQRFSAAGTVITVCLAIVIYRSRRRLFSDRFAGTYLVAR encoded by the coding sequence ATGATGAACAACCGTGACGACTACAGCGGCCGGTGTCCGCAATGTGGCAAGGAACTGACAGTGGCGGCAGGGCAATTGGCGTGCCCCGCCTGCATGATGCGGTTAGCGATGCAGCCAACGCCGTCCGAGGTTGCTGCTCCCACACTCGACGTCACCCAGTCAGTCGTGCTCGGTGTCGGATCGAGTGACGACATTGAATTTCCCGATCTAGTCCCTGACCAAGCATTTGGTGACTATCAAATCGTGGGCCGACTCGGGCACGGTGGCATGGGAGTGGTCTATGAAGCCGATCACATACCGACCTCTCGACGAGTGGCCTTGAAGGTGATGGGACACTCACTCGAAGATCGTGACTCACGTGCCAGGTTTCTTCGCGAAGGACGTCTGGCCGCATCGATCAATCACCCCAACACCGTTTACGTTTATGGAACTGATGAGATCGAAGGTCGACCAACGATCAGTATGGAACTGGTTCGTGGCGGCACACTTCACCAATTTGTCAAAGCCAACGGTCCATTCCAACCAAAAGCCGCCGTTGATGTGATCCTGCAGGTCATCGACGGGATGGACGCGGCCTATGATGCAGGCATCCTGCATCGCGATATCAAACCAAACAATTGCTTCGTCGATGAAGATGGGCACGTCAAGATTGGCGACTTTGGATTGTCTATCACCGCGGTGGGGCGTGATTTACCGGCTGGCTCGGAACTGGCCCAAACGCAAACTGAGATCACACAAGTTGGCACGTTCCTAGGCACGCCGGCCTATGCCTCGCCAGAACAATTACGCGGCGAACCTCTTGATCACCGCAGCGATATCTACGCGATCGGTGTCACAATGTACTACTTGGTGACCGGAAAAGTTCCATTCGCCGCTGACAACATGGTGCAACTGCTTGCCCGTGTGCTCGACAACGCGGCGCCATCGCTTCGTGATTCTGGACTGGAAGCCCATACGGAACTGGATCGTGTCATCGCCAAGTGCTTGAAGAAAGCACCGGGAGATCGTTTCGCCAGCTACGACGAACTACGCACGGCGTTGCTGCCCCTAAGTTCACGAGTACCAACACCAGCAACGCTGGGCAGTCGCACGTTGGCGGCAGTGTTGGACTACCTCGTCTTAGCAATCGTGTTGACTCCGATCAGCTTGTTCCTGTTTTCAAGCCAAGCATCGGTAGCCCAGGGCGAGCCGTTTCCTGGGTTCAGTGCGGTGATTGCATCTGTGTTTGGGATATCAACCCAATTCTTCTATTTCGCACTAAGCGAATGGCGCTACGGGAAAACGCTTGGCAAGCGACTCTTGGGATTGCAGGTCGTCCAAGCAGGTGGTCGTCCCACGCTCGCAACCGCAGCCATGCGTTCGTTGCTGTTTACGATTCCACCAGTTCTTCCAGGACACATCGGTCGTTATGCGTTGGGCGACGTGCTATTCAATCCTGTCACGTCCTTCGGCACGTTTGCTGTTGCACTGCTGCTGGGTTGGGCTCACTACCTGATCTTGGCGGGCATGTTCCTGACCGCTCGAGCACGCAATGGCAATGCGGCCATCCATGACCTGATTACGGGAACGCGTGTTGTGGAAAAGATGAATATTGTCATCGAAAAGCCACGTTCAGATGCTGGCGAATCATTCGATCGCGGATCCGGCACGGAAAAGATCGGCCCCTACCACGTCCTGCAGTCGCTTGGCCGGACCGACCAGGGGGAACTGTTGCTCGGGTACGACACCACGTTGCTTCGCCGAATCTGGTTGCACGTTCGACCGAGTGGTGCTTCGCCTCTGACATCGATGCAAAAAAACTCGAGTCGCCCCTGTGTTCTGCGATGGCTGGGTGGACAAGCCGAACCAACGCAAACCTGGGACGCCTTTGAAGCCCTTTCAGGTTGGTCGATCGCCGACGAAGAATCAAAATCACTTTCATGGTCGACTGCCAAGAACGTGCTTCGACAACTTGTAGATGAGTTTTCCGCCAGCTCGCAAGCGGACGATCAAACAAGATCTTTGTCAATCAATCAAGTGTGGGTGACACAAACCGGCCACGTCAAACTGCTGCCGTTTGGAATGGTCGATCCATCGGAAGGCGAAAAAGTGAGGCAGCCGGAATCATCAGCTGAACTGACAACACAACTGCAAAGCACAGATGATTCCGCCTGGTTAAGCACGCTGTCCAACGTCGCAAGCTTATTTGCCGACCGCTATCGCACGACGCAATCCAGCAGTCACGCGATGTCGCTTTCCGAAGCAAAATTGATTGGCGAACTACAGCATGCCTCTTCCCTCACATCGGTGACGAAGACTTTGAGTGCCCTGCTCACGAAACGGCCAATCCGCGTTTCCAATCGAGTCGCTGGCATGATCGCGGCAACCCTTGTGTTGCCGATGTTCACGATTTTGTCGAGCGTGATGATGACAGTCGTCGTCCAGCAACAAGAGGCATCGATGCCCGAAGCACGCGAGTTGCAGGAGGTGTTGGCTCTGACCGCACAAGAACGCGGAGCAGGCCAACCAGACAAAACGTTGCGTCTAAACGCTTTGAAAACGTACGCCAAAGCCAACTACGAACACCTGATACACGATGACGAGGTCATGCTATCGGTCTATGGTCAAATTTTGTTCGCGGCGCACCGAACAACGCTGAACGAGATTGATGCCTTACCCGAACTTAGTGAATCGGAAATCGAATCGGCAGAAGCCTTGGTCGCAGAGATCCGATCATCTCATGACGAACTGCCTCGCCTAGGAAATGAGTTCATCGGACTCGGCGGCGGTGTTTTTTGGGCAACCCTGACGTGGTTGGAACTGATTTGGGTGCCAAGCATGGTGACCGGGCTACTCTTTCGAGGCGGAATGATCCTACGACTGTTCGGCTTAGCGGTCGTCAACAAACGAGGCGAACTCGCCTCCGGGTTGCGAGTCTTCATTCGCATGTTTGCGACAGGTTTCACTCCCGCCTGTGTGCTGATATTGCTTTGGACTTGGCGAGGCGAAGTCAGTGCTCTTTGGCCGATTGAAACGGTACAACGATTCTCAGCAGCCGGCACCGTAATCACGGTCTGTCTCGCGATCGTGATTTACCGAAGCCGTCGCCGTTTGTTCAGCGACCGTTTTGCCGGCACCTACTTGGTCGCTCGCTAA
- a CDS encoding RNA polymerase sigma factor, with protein sequence MVDSNEKNFGFETTQWSLVLAAGDQVGKSHNDLLSDLCQRYWRPLYGFARRSGQSTQAAEDSVQAFFVHLLSSDALSIADRKRGRFRTFLLSSLQNFMRNQHARDNALRRGGGRRLLSLDVRDAEGALIAEPATAISPEAEFERRWALTVLEEALSLLARKYAARGKPELFDVLSTYLSLESGHVKYEETASKLGMTLGAVKVAVHRLRREYREQLRHAVAATVEDENDVTDELETLLKAIS encoded by the coding sequence ATGGTAGATTCCAACGAGAAGAACTTTGGATTTGAAACAACGCAGTGGAGTTTGGTGCTTGCAGCTGGCGATCAGGTTGGGAAGTCACACAACGATCTGCTAAGCGATCTGTGCCAACGATACTGGCGTCCACTCTATGGGTTTGCTCGCAGAAGTGGTCAATCAACGCAAGCCGCGGAGGACTCCGTTCAAGCGTTTTTTGTCCATCTACTTTCGAGCGATGCCCTTTCGATTGCGGATCGGAAACGTGGACGTTTTCGCACGTTCCTGCTGTCTTCATTGCAAAATTTCATGCGAAACCAACACGCGCGAGACAATGCCTTACGGCGTGGCGGTGGCCGGCGTTTGTTGAGCCTGGATGTGCGAGACGCGGAGGGCGCACTTATCGCTGAACCAGCTACGGCGATATCACCTGAAGCGGAGTTTGAACGCCGCTGGGCTCTCACGGTCCTGGAAGAAGCGTTGAGTTTGCTCGCGAGGAAGTACGCTGCCCGTGGAAAACCCGAGTTATTTGATGTTTTGTCGACTTACCTGAGTTTGGAAAGTGGTCACGTCAAATACGAAGAGACCGCTAGTAAATTGGGCATGACACTCGGGGCCGTGAAGGTGGCTGTCCATCGGTTACGGCGAGAATATCGTGAGCAATTGCGACATGCCGTGGCGGCCACAGTTGAAGACGAGAACGATGTCACCGATGAGCTAGAAACGCTGTTGAAGGCGATCTCCTAG